The Calliphora vicina chromosome 3, idCalVici1.1, whole genome shotgun sequence genome contains a region encoding:
- the LOC135954316 gene encoding serine/arginine repetitive matrix protein 2-like encodes MPNCNCILCQKESAERQQNPNQVRRQERAPRARIQRQRNEFCRCQSRAAPAQRSNGQQCRRHENVRCQQRNRLCLHSSSSSTFRRSVGSGRQIRQNTSNQNRRQGAVDGRGITNGSGSNRGSPELQTDRSHQQRSQRRRSVNSSASTIRREPSSAAARIASRRSGQAEVLQEMAAYLHSQADVLAILGERLRPQPPSQNQVGGRRARSRRRQARRRSRRQHGTPEVADRPSIGGNPRRGRQSESSGSED; translated from the exons ATGCCTAATTGCAACTGCATTTTGTGCCAAAAGGAAAGTGCCGAACGTCAACAAAACCCTAACCAG GTTCGTCGGCAGGAGAGGGCTCCCAGAGCGCGTATACAGCGACAACGCAACGAATTTTGTCGGTGCCAGTCGAGAGCTGCTCCAGCTCAGAGAAGCAATGGCCAACAATGCCGACGCCATGAAAACGTACGCTGCCAACAAAGGAATAGACTTTGTCTTCATTCCTCCTCGAGCTCCACATTTCGGCGGTCTGTGGGAAGCGGCCGTCAAATCCGCCAAAACACTTCTAACCAAAACCGTAGGCAAGGTGCTGTTGACGGTAGAGGAATTACAAACGGTTCTGGTTCAAATAGAGGCAGTCCTGAACTCCAGACCGATCGCTCCCATCAGCAACGATCCCAACGACGGCGAAGCGTTAACTCCAGCGCATCTACTATTCGGAGAGAGCCTTCTAGCGCTGCCGCCAGAATTGCCTCACGAAGAAGTGGACAGGCTGAGGTACTCCAAGAGATGGCGGCTTACCTGCACTCTCAAGCAGATGTTTTGGCAATCTTGGGAGAAAGATTACGTCCGCAGCCTCCAAGCCAAAACCAAGTGGGCGGAAGAAGAGCCAGATCTCGTCGTCGGCAAGCTCGTCGTCGTTCACGAAGACAACATGGCACCCCTGAAGTGGCTGACAGGCCGAGTATTGGCGGTAACCCCAGGCGCGGACGGCAAAGTGAGAGTAGCGGAAGTGAAGACTAG